The region aatcaatttctcattcacctattttctactttatgtgtacaaaatattaatttcttctACTAAATAGAAGAAATCGAATTCACATTTACCCGATTAAATCGGAAGTGAAGTTCTCAtattttataccacaaaatagtcacttaaaatgcaatattattatcaaattttccaacaatcccccacatgaatgaaaaattgatttccGGGACTAACAAAAAGAAAGACCCAAAAGTGTTCAAACGGATGATTCCTGCATAGGATAGGTAGGGGTTATCTTTGAACCTTCCCTTGTGAAACTATATTTACTCTACTGGCGGTTTGGTAGAACGGGATATCTTTGAACCaactgccgtttgtgtagaaGATGATATATCTCACACAGAAACCTTCCAAACTTTGTTCTGTTCTCATGGGTGTGCCCATTTTGGCCATGGAACACcgttcctggttctgcaagagtttctaaagaattgagcccaaTCAATTCTCCTTCAAAGCGGCcccacttctctctcacataggtgattcttttccGAGTATCCCGCATACTCATGTCCACTGACaattcgaatcattaaagcatcaaGGTGCTAGCCTCGTACGGGAGTCACTGTTTCACACGAGGAGAGGTTAGGAGTTTGAAAACCCCCACAGTGACATGCTTCATtctataatttagttgtcccgtTGAACCTAGGTGCTaactaggttgggtatccactatagaAATTTTATTCCAAGGGCTTTAGTCCCATCCtcgttacaattttttttcacaaCTCTCATTTTAACCCTTAGGTTAGCAGATCTGCTATTTTATCTTTTGACATCACATATTCAAAAAGATCATACCAGTTGTGAAAAATTTCTTAACTTTGATTATTATCCTTACTAAAATTTCAGGATTTAATCATAAGGAGATTGGCTTAAAACAAGACATTgcctttttaataatttttaatctcAAAGATTAAAGTTGCCAAACTCATGTCTAATATGCTAAATCTTAAATTTAACATATTCATTAGTAGGTTTGATCAACACTACTTGAGTCACACAAACCATTTATCAACACAatatagaaaatatttccaAGTCTCTTCTTCTCTAATGGTTTGAGCATTAAACTCATGTCCAATATGTTAAATCTTTAACATATTCTTTAACAAATTTGAACATTACTTTTTGAGTCACACAAACCATACCAAAACAGTCAAGAATAAGaaatcaaatatttcaaatcTCTTACTTCTTTAACGGTTTGAGCGTTAGACTCATGTTCCTTTCTACTAGGAACCACCAACATATCATGAAATTTCCATGGTTGTCATTTCCGAAATTCAACACAATGAATTTCTTGTGATTTTTCAACCAAGTCATATAGTACTTTCACTTGTACTACATCTTAGGATATACTTATATACCCTTGATGTCACTACCGGTCTATGAACCCAAGTTCACCGGATTATAGAATATGCAATATCATTGCTATTCTCACCAATAATTtttccataataatatataccatatatattattaatcaataattattgCCACTTTCACATACACCATGTATGCGTGTAATCCGTGTATTATGGATCACTTTGGCATCCAGTCCATAATTAATATGGCAGCCAACCATAATCCATTTTCCTTGCATGtgtgtatatttgcatatacCACACGGCCACAACACATGCAACCACTttctccattatatatatacctatctATTACATTGAGTATACATATACAAACACATCATAGTGGTAAGAAGATTCCCTGCAACATCCACCATTACAACTCAATCTACACTTCCAAGATAGACAACATAATTGGTGGTGGGACCTACCACTTTGTTTTACAATGGAATTCATCATCATACCCATCTCTTAATTAATAAACTAATCTAAGGATGGAGAAAAAcaagagaagaagaagcagaGAATAAGGAGGTTGCCTGGCAGTCATCAATAAAGGGCCGAGCATCATCATCAGTAGCAACTATCTTTGCAGTAAACCGTGACACAACGGCACTGATGATTTCTCACGACCTGCGATCGGCCGGATTTCGGAGATCCTCAACTGCTGCCGTGACTTGCAACCATCTTACTCGCCCAGCTTTCTTCATGATGATAATTGAATCCACTTCTTCGACTATCCTGGAGgcaaaacaaacaacaaaactTCTTCCCAAACAATAGTCAAATAAATTAGGTTAGTTTccactattttattttacagtCCAGGAAGTTCAGTCAATCCAAGTCCAGTCCAGTATAGTCATACTCCTTGTCACGGtaaatatgatattatatacatcatattaaatttattatcttcTACTAGGGAAGATTTTCGAACAAGTATGAATAAATTCCATTCACtgttattttccattttattttcttgccaATCACTTGAAGTTCTTTCTCTAGAACTTCGTTGGTATTTCTACCAATCCACTTGGTACCGAGTACCAATACTACTTCGCATGAGCTTTGGATACCACCACTTGTATGTGAATCAACATTCACTGGGGTATTCGAATGCCCAAGCTCATTGCCATTCGGccactgttattattattattctccaTACTACTATTATCAATTGTCATATTAGAAGAATATAAAAACATGGTCAGTTTTTAAGATTGTTACAAACAATCTACAAAACACCAAATCCGGTTTTAAGTTGTTAGAAACAACTATCTAGTTGGTTTTAAGATTAAACGAAACAATCTTCAAAGCACCACATCAGTTTTAAGATTGAACGAAACAAtcttcaaaacttttttttaaaaaaaatatcggTTTTAAGTTTGTCAGGGGGAAAAACCAAAAAGGAAAGGTCTTTGGCCGGATCATCTTCTAAGTAATACATCGAGACAGAAATATAGTAGGAGAATATTGTACAATAAACatgtacatcaataataataacagaacATAAATTGGCAAGAAATAATTcgaaaataacaatatattccGAATATAAATAAGAAATCTGAAATTAACAGTACGtaaatggaaatggaaacagTAATGGAAAAATCCAAGTCGTGTATaacacactttccttaaaaccgattcgctacctcccatggtgctaggagcgttgtagtgtcggtctcccaggataaaatggATCACAATAATATAGTTGAGCACTCATCCTATATTATTTTCGGCGAACTAGAACAAGGATTGAACACATAGGATAATCTCAAGAAGAAGTAGAATGGctactcttttatatattttcctttcGCACACGGCCTATttcaagaagaaagaaatcaaaTGAACACTCTGATAATAGccaagagagagaaaggaaaagTGTACCGTGTTGCTTGCATCTCTCCGGATGGCCAACTAGAGGCATTTTAAATACTTCACAAGTTAAGGGTATTTTGCTAACCCATAACAAGTCAAAAGCAATAGACAAAAGTCCTAAGCTTTTTATCCTTCCTAGgagtaaataaaggaagaaattCCTTTATGTACTATGCAAAGCAACATCTAGAAGTGGGAGTACAAGtggttttatttttacaataaaacaacaaaagagAGTGGCTTTGGAGTGGGTGAACGGCGTGGGAGACAAAGGCATTTCTTCCAACATCACAACTCCCAAAatccacaaaaaaataataataataatataataataataataataaaatattattataataaagcaTTATTAAAGTGATCTAATAGgtatattttgaaaatcaatttctcattcacctattttctactttatgtgtacaaaatattaatttcttctACTAAATAGAAGAAATCGAATTCACATTTACCCGATTAAATCGGAAGTGAAGTTCTCAtattttataccacaaaatagtcacttaaaatgcaatattattatcaaattttccaacaCAAATTAAGACTTATTATTGGAAAACTGGCCACTAAAAACAGAACCAAATTCACAACACAATGCATATAAAGACAGAATATGATCCCCATTAACGTTATTCTGAACTCATTACCAATAATCCTAAGACATTTTAGGCCCACTAATCACACAGTAAGTCTTTACTCTTCTAACTTTATTATTTCCACGTACATCAATATTGACTTGTGCAGATAAAATGGCATCTCTTTTTCCTCAATCTTCATCATACATGAATAATAAATCaattcatagttttttttttgaaaacaaccacGTAAATAGATATATTAATGCAAAAGAGCCGAAATAGAGTCAGCAGGGACAGAGTCCCAGTACATAGTATCAAAATAAGAGAAAGCCTAGAGACAAGAGTGTGAGCAATAACGTTTGCTGATCTAGGTACCCAGTTCACTTGACATCGAACAAAAGTTGACATGGTTGTCCTGCACTCATCAATTGCAAGCCCCGCATATGATCAAAAAGAAGGTTGCACCGTTGTTAAGACACTCCGTAATTGTATGCAGTCCGTGAGCAGCTGAACGCTTGTAATTCCCATGTTCTGCAGCCACAACAGCACCCGTTTGCAAGCATTGGCCTCCGCCATGAATGGGTTGAAACAATCCGGCAAAGCACCTGCACAAGCTGAAACGAATTCCCCCTCCTGCGAGAACAAAACCGCTCCAAAAGTTGCCTTCGCAGAGTCGGGTTGATACCCCGCATCGAAATAGCACTGCTGTAGATTTAACGCCGCCGCGCCAGTACCGTCGGAAACCGCTAGCTGGACAGCAGGTTGCATGGGAATATGTTGTGGGGGAGCGGCAGTAGCTGTTGCGCGGCAATGAACACCCCTCCAATCGTTCAAGGCCTTTGACGCCTGGAGTAACACCTTTCTGGGAGTGGGAAGATTGTGATCCCATAATGCTGTATTTCTTGCTCTCCAGATGAAATAAAGAGCTGCCACAACCAAACCCACATCTTCCTCAGTCAAACTAATCAAAACATTCGAAAACCATTGAGTAAAAGTGTCACCCGAAATAGATGATAAAGGCAAGGTGAATTCATTCCAAACAAGTTGAGAATAATCACATAAAAGGAGTGCATGCATAACATCTTCATGTGTTAAACCACATTTGGGACATGATAGATCCACCTCTACCCTTTTTAAAGCCAAAGTTGTAGTAACAGGGAGAATATCATTAAGGGCTCTCCGTAagaaaattttccattttggTGGTACTTTGATTTTCCACATGAGATTCCATCTATCAAACACCATGGGGTTATTATCACATTCACCCATAATATACCTATAGCCATTCTTAACGGAGTAACAGCCCCGTGGGTCACCATACCAGAACCAAGAATCCTCATAGCCAGGGGATATTGGGATTTTTAGAATACGGTTCACATCATTAGGTAGAAAAATGTCTGTCAAAATCGTGTGATCCCACATACCTGAACCTTCATCTATTAAGCCAGAGACCAATGAACCATTCAAACCTGCAGGCATGGTGGTTTGAATCATGGGACTTGGGTCATCAGGTAACCAGGGGTGACCCCAGATCAATGTTGATTTCCCATCTCTAATCCTGCGTCTTACCCCATTACAAACCATATCATGGGAGGCCATAATACTCCTCCAGCAGAAACTAGGACAATTTCCCAGAGAGGCATCAACAAAAGAGGTTTTAGGAAAATAccttccttaaaaatttttgcCACTAAAGATTGGGGTTTGATCAAAAGACGTCATGCCTGCTTCCCTAGCATAGCCAAGTTGAAAGCTCTCAGATCTTTGAAACCAAGCCCTCCAAATCTTTTAGGTACACACATACGATCCCAGGCCTTCCAGTGAATCCTTCTTTCATTACCAGAATCCCACCAGTAACTATTCAGGGCTCTCTCAATAGACTGACACACCGAGGTAGGCAATAAAAATACACTCATTGAGAAAGTAGGCATTGCTTGGGCCACACTTTTCAATAAGATCTCCTTGCCTGCCTGCGATAAAAAGCTTTTTATTCCATGAGCCAATTCTTTGTCTGATCTTGTCCTCAATGTAAACAAATGCTGCCTTTTTGTTTCGTCCAACAAAAGCCGGTAAACCCAAATACTTCCCAAAATTTGGGGCTTGAGGCACCCCCAACACGTGGGCTACCTCCTCTCTATGCTCCAACAATGTATTCCTACTGAAACAGACACTGGACTTATGGAAATTCACAGCCTGACCAGACAATAACTCGTAATCGTGCAAGCACTGCTTAACAACTCCGGCCTCCTGAGCGTTTGCCTTAAAGAATAGGAGACTGTGATCAACGAACAATTCATagtttaatacggagtaataaattatattctttcaaaaatatcTATCTTGAGTAACGTAAGAACTGCACTATATATAACGaccacaaatataatatttctgcattatattatattgtaaatttgaattcttgagtttatttttgaataacATAAGAGTCTAAagtttactatatatataattttatatcaattATGTTGATaagaagaatataattaatcaaagaTGAATAAGAAGACAATAATTATGGAATAGAACTATCTCATCTTAGAGTAATGTCAATCAAGTTAGTTAGACAATTGACTCGATAATCACAACATTTCAAGTCTGACTTTTCATACCAGCCCTTCTTGGTCTGAGCTGATCAGCCATAGACAACTTAGATTGTTAGAATCTTATATCATATGATACATTTTCATGCGCTAAACTATTAATAACAAAGTCTTGCAAGCGCGCGcgcatctatatatatatatatatatatatatatatatattcacattccttggtcaaacaaattaaaccacttCTCACCATGGCTACAAACAAACAACAGGCCCgaaatatgagaaaaaaaatgtattttatttttgtcgtattaatttaattcatataacaCGTTTAACAAGTCTTTGGCATATCATAAAATAACAGTATATGGTATCATAGTCCACTCGTAGTATACGACGAAACAAGCATTAATATGAAAACGAAAGTAATGTACCTATCAGACAAGGTTTGTATTCCCTGCCTCATCCTATACGACGAAACAAAAGTAATGTTCATGGGCTCATGGCCAACTCATCTTTTCGTTAGACCAATGCCTGGGGCTTGAAGCGTAGATTTTCTTATTGTGAGGTTGCATATATAACAAACAATTTAATGGTAGTTGAATAGTagaattgttataccatggatcagggtccatcttgtaaggtggactcTGGTCCTAAATGATattgaattgtgtatttttagtattgaaattgtgaactttcagaatgtaaattgtgtttctaaatcaaaacacataaaagttatactaaattttaaaaaattaaattgtgtatttttagtattaaaattgaCTGAAGTATTTGAAAGGAGCTTGTgatttgtgaatacaaaacaagataattaattacatatatgttaatattgtgtgtttgtagtatacaaattatgaattttaaaaaagtaaattgttaaaatttagtatataatttgtgaacTATTTTATATACTTTAGGATGGGTTATgatatttaattgtttatttggtAATATGAATGTGCTTTTGTAGGATACATTAGTCAATCTGTCTTCATTTTTTGCAACATTTGAAAGAATACGTTGAGATATTAtccaataataaataatttctgCATTTGAaacctataatttttttttgcaattagatttgtaaatttggtgtttaaaaattattgaaacggtaaaaaaaaaaaaacactaaatcAACTCAAAAATTCTATATATGGTGAATATTCTGCATTTTAAAAGATGGGAGCAACCTATATCACTATATGTACATGATACTATATTTGAATTCCATGCAGACAAACTTGCCCACAAAAAGTGAAATCCCTTAATCTAAGAATCGGGTAAATCACGGTTACTTAATGACCCATTTAGTGGGAGGACCAGTCACCAGTGAAACTGCTAGGGCTTGATTCTGCTTCTTTGTCATTGTGTCACAAGGAACCGATTGACTTACCCGTGCGGGCAACATATAACTACTTGTGTATGTACACACTGAAACTGATAATTCTGAAGCAACAACGtcatatatactacattgtTATCTGCTAAGTTGGGACAACTAAGAACTATCTTGCTGGGAAAAGAAGTTTTTGATGGCTTCTTCCTTCTCATCAATGAAGTCAAAGAAATTGTAGACTACCTTAGAGAAGCCCATGTCTGATGGAGAAGAAGGGTCCATCTGCGTCCTTTTATACCGGATATACTGGCGAACTGTTTTGAGCAAGAAGATCAACAGGGCAATGACGGTAATGGCGCCGCATAGAAGATAGAGTCCCCAGAAGCTGCTTAGTTGGAGCTCGTCGGGCTCTGGTGTTCTTGCCCTCTCTGATGGACAGTCAGGCCTGCAGAACCATTTCTTGTAGATCTCATAAAGCTTCTTGCTCTCGGAGAGTTTAAGGATTGAGGTTGATAAGTCAACTGCTATAGGAGAATCCTTCTGGAAAACCTGCAGTTCAGACAGTGCAGGCTAGTTTAGTGACAAACAATGGCCACATGAAAAAGCAGGATATAATGtcaacaaagtggtatcagagcttaggttGCTTTGAGTGTCAGCAAAACAGACTGTGTCGTTAAGGCTGACAGGTGCTGGGGGAACTGTTGGACAGAGGCTTGAAAGGCCAAATCCAGCACCAGttctagctatagcttttggcataatAGTAAGCGTTTATAAACCAATGCAGATTATATGGATGCATATAATCATGACAGAGATGATTAGAGGACTTACAAAGCCCCATCCTTTCTTCGCGAATGGCTGTCCAATGATGCCAAAATCAGTCCGGTTAGCCAGAAACAGCTCGATGTATGGAAGCTCGTCTATAATAGCAGCAACGCCTCCTCGTTTCCCTGGCCCTAGCCGGAGAGCAGATTCATACTCTTCCGGAGAGCGCAGTTGCACGAGCCTTGAAGGAGGAATGTTGAAGTTGTCTCTCATATATGCATACACAAACGATCCAACCTGATATCCAATGGGCGAATTGCTTGCTGTCAAACTGTCCATTCCTGTGATGGACGACGAGAGCTGCTGGACTGTTAAGATTGATGTCAAGCTTGCTGTGTAGCTCGAGGTTACCACGAGCAGCAGAAATAGCCACACCAGCATCACCATCCTCCCGAGGGTGCTTATCGTATTCTCTGCTGAAAATTTTAGCAAATTTTCGTGACTCAAAATGATTCTTTGCATAACATTTCAGTGGTTCAAATACTTTAAAAGACTAAAACAGCATGGAATGAGAGGAAGAACTAATTACTTATTCTGAAAACGCCAAAGTATACTTACAATTTGTCTTGAACAGCGTCGAGAAGCTGAACCTGGATAAGCAAATTAGTCCAAAATGGTTAACAGTGAATAGAAATATAAGAGCAAAATGAAGTTTTAGAATGGCTTAGGCTTACAGTAACATTGTTTTTAGCTGTCTCTTGGGTGGACCGCGAAAATCATCATTAACACGATGCTCTAGTATCCAAATAACCACTGCTATAACCAGAAAAGACAATCCCGTGACAATCCACATTTCTGCTGTAAACGGCTTTAGAAATACCCAAGTACTTGATTTCGAATTATCAATCGGGGCTACAATGACAAGGCCACTATCCACAAAAGGTTGAGTAAAATCCACAATCCTTGTCCGGTTAGTCACAATAGTGATGTCTCCAACCGCTGCATCGTATTTCTGGCAAAATTTtctaatgaatatatataatctcagAAGCTAAGGCTGCTATCCTAAATCAGCTTATATACATATTGGGAATGCAAAACATAAGCAAATGATACATTAATGTAGataatatttagaaaaaaaatgacataGATGACTTACATCGTCCACGACCATTTTAACAAGGTCATTGTAAGTTGGATTGGAAACACCATTTCCATAAGGCTCAAATTTGAAATGGATGTCATAAGGAAGTAGGTTCGTTGCTTCATTAAAAACGTCTACACAATAGCCCTCTATTCCATTGCTGGCATTCACTCTAACGAATTCTGTGAAACCGGTTCTCCTTGGAACTACAATTTTATACGGTTTTTCTTTATTGGCGAGAAGCCAACCACGCGGTCTTGTGCTCTCCCCACCAGGCCACCGAACCTTTCCAAGCTTTTGATCAAGCTCAGACTTTGTTGTTTGGTTGCTTTTGGGGGGGTTTCGAGGAGGAGGGGAAGTAGAGAGACGGGAAAATTCTGACCAATAACCAACCGTGCGAATCTGCCCTTCCACAACATTAAAAACCTCAAAACCACTTCCAATAAGGTTCTGCAATGCATCAAAATGAACCTGTCCTGTCAAGCCCGGGAAGTTTATTTGTGTTAAAAACTTGAGAAGATTTTCTCCTCCCTCAAAGACTTTAAACCTGTCAATCTGTGTATTAGTCCTTCCCATGTCATGCAAGTTATTGTTGAACGAAAACGTAAGATTGTTTCCCTCGTGAAGAAGCTTATCAATTGCTAGAGCAACTGCCCAAACAGTATCATACGCATACATTGCCTGTGTAGTTAACTCGGAATGCACAAAATTCTTCTGCTGCATTTGTTTCCAGCGAGAAACAAAAGCAGTTTTCTGGACCGACATTGGAATATAAGGACGAAGCCCCACAACGCCTTCAAGAACTCGAAGAGAAGATTGGTTTCCCGGGGATGAAGACTCCAAACTCGAAGAAAGCCAATGTGTCACAAACCACACATAGTTGCTACTCATCATATTCTGCTTCTGTGCTACCTCAAAGAACCTCAACTTTGCATCGGTATACATGTGCACAACAAAAACCTGAGGGCCTAAGAATTTCGACCTATTTAGTACCCTCGTTACCTCATCCAAATCAAAGTTCACAGATAACGGGAACTTAAAGTGAATCTTTGACATTCCCTTGGAAAGTTCATCACTTAAATAAGATATCCCATTTCTCCCATATTCATCATCCACAAATATGGCTATCACTTCTTTCCATTCATAGTAGCGAATCAAGTCAGCCAAAGCTTTCATCTGAACAGAATCGCTCTGTGTCATCCGAACAAAAAAGGGGAACTGAGATGCAGACAGACTCGGATCGCTAGCAGAAAACGAGATGAGAGGCACTTCAAGACCAGTAGATATGAAAGAAATCATATGAACTATTGCTGAGGACTCTGGACCTATAATTGCCACCGCTTGCTTATCGATAACCTGAAACGCTGACAGATTAATTGGGATCAAAGTTACTTGCTGTGCCAGAAGGAATATACTTCATCATATAAAGCTATCACCAGACACTAAATATGGACTATTCAGGACAATTCAGTAGCATAGACATAACAGGAACAAAATTAAAGCTAGAATTCAGAGGTAAAATTAGGGACAATTTGAAAGAGAACCAACGGTTCTGAATGAATGCGGcaaccccagccaagatggTCAAGCTATTgatggtaaccacaaggttacaagtttgactctcaaCGGGAGCAGTCTATtggttttcttggtttgagccgattAGCGGtaggcaacctaggctggtttacctccttgtgatccaGTTAGGGTAAGTGTACACCCTTGGGTCGGGCAGTGGCTGTGGGTTTCCATTTTCACCTAAAAAAAAAGGTTCTGAAGGTATGCAAAATTGTTCATCCTGCAGTTCCATTTATCCACTTTCCAAAGAGTTATAATAGCAGTATTACATAATCTGAAAACACTTCTACATGAATTGGTTTAAAGAACTGAATCAAAAGATGCAACCATTGTCATAACATAACTCTAAACCAAGAATTAGTGATAAACTAACATAAAGTCATAAacacaaagtaaaaaaaaaaaaaaaaaagaggtacCTCCAATGGACCCCATAAAAGCACTGGAATTTGCATCCACCTTGATCAAGTTCAGCTTTGTCCCATTCAGAATAGTAGGATCACCATTGACATCAGAGACAGCAATCTCCATGGCTGTCTTTGCTGCCCTCCCTGTGACTGAATTGAAGGTGAAAACAGCCCCAACATTCACAACAGCAGGCCTCTCACACTTGACAGTCACAGTAAGCAACCCCAGAACCAAAACAGCCAAAAGAACCTTCTTCATTCTTGATGCTTCAAAGGCCAAAGACAACAGAAGAGCCACAAACCTCTAATCAAGAAACTGTTTCATGTGAAATATTTGGAGAAACTAAGCACAACCCAGAGTTCAAGTGAGCATAATTTTGTGAAAAACATGGTCTTTGAGCAAAAACCAAATTACAAAGCAGCCTCTTGAGAATTCAAAACTGGCAGGTTTTGCTGTGTGGTTGGTGTGAAAGGCACCTGGAGTGGTGTAGCTTGAGAactgagattaaaaaaaaaaaactaagtagAGTGGGAATCTGATACTCCAATTTCAAGGAAAGAGCAAAAGATGGTGATGATGGAAATGGAAGAAAAAGACTTGTTGACCAATTATCAAAGATCACTCAAGTCTAGGTCAACCCATAACTTGCATGATGGTGGAAGATGAATTATTTTCTAACAATTatcctaatttttaatttgcaagTTGTGGTACTGTCtgacaagaaatttaacaacgTACTGAATACTTCGTACCAAACATAAATGCCAGTGTCCTTCCAAGAGTAGAAACAAAGGAAAAGGTGAACACATTTCCTCCCCGAAATAATCATGATCATAAGACTATTTTTTTGGTTGGGTTATAAGAAAAGCGCACAACCATTAAACTTGTTTAGGTTATTCATAGCTATTCAATTTAAATTAAGAATGTCAATAATTCTCAATAAGCTCTTCAGCTAGGAGTtgaattcataattttatattgtgTAATTACTAAGTAGATAGTTTGACTAATTTGATTGAAATAGTCATATTATAAAGCCATttttatcattaaaaatttttatttttttaaaagtaagaaaGAATTATAAGGATAAAGATAACCAACGGCATGGATACACAGATGCAGGAGCTTTAGTATTTAGGATGTAGAGTACTTGTAGTGAAGTGTATTTGAGAATGAAAAAGATGTGACGTTTTCCCAATTTGATTTAGAACTCCTAAATGCTTACTAGTCATGGTTTTTAGGATTCTTTTCGGATTTTGCTGCTCCATAGTCACTAGTTTCTCGAGGTGGGAGGTCCACCATTGATAGGAACTGCCACGTTTACAACCTCGTAAAAAGGAGATGGCAATTCCATTCCTTGCCCAAGTCACTGTCTTTGATCCAGTCCAGGAGTTCTAGGGAGGTCCGCCTTGGCCGATCTCGCGGGGAGGTCCGCCGGGGAAGTCCGCCTTGATCGACTCTGTGGGGAGATCCACCTTGACCGGTCCTCGAGGTCCGTATTAACCGATTCCGCGGTCAAGCACGGAGCTTGGTCATCCGGATCGGTCGGGTCCGATCTTGATTCTTAATTGGTTCGCTCTGTACTATCTCGTTCCGGGTCTATTTGTAATTATTCCTTCACAAATATATActtcatataaaatatttttaaaatgttcaatttAAATGGAAATATactatcaaaaataaaatgcttatttattttggtgcatttaatagaaataaaagagatgccaaagaccttgtggtctagtgacaccagGTGTCctgatttacactcccacatggatgataggagtgggtttgagtcagtagtactaaaaaaaatagaaataaaagagATAAATTGTACATCATTTGACCTAATAAAATTTAAGATCTCCTATACCTAGttgataatataataatgttattttattgatgCACTAATGCCATGTGATGTTTTA is a window of Ipomoea triloba cultivar NCNSP0323 chromosome 11, ASM357664v1 DNA encoding:
- the LOC115996984 gene encoding uncharacterized protein LOC115996984, translating into MASHDMVCNGVRRRIRDGKSTLIWGHPWLPDDPSPMIQTTMPAGLNGSLVSGLIDEGSGMWDHTILTDIFLPNDVNRILKIPISPGYEDSWFWYGDPRGCYSVKNGYRYIMGECDNNPMVFDRWNLMWKIKVPPKWKIFLRRALNDILPVTTTLALKRVEVDLSCPKCGLTHEDVMHALLLCDYSQLVWNEFTLPLSSISGDTFTQWFSNVLISLTEEDVGLVVAALYFIWRARNTALWDHNLPTPRKVLLQASKALNDWRGVHCRATATAAPPQHIPMQPAVQLAVSDGTGAAALNLQQCYFDAGYQPDSAKATFGAVLFSQEGEFVSACAGALPDCFNPFMAEANACKRVLLWLQNMGITSVQLLTDCIQLRSVLTTVQPSF
- the LOC115996788 gene encoding glutamate receptor 3.7-like isoform X1 — its product is MKKVLLAVLVLGLLTVTVKCERPAVVNVGAVFTFNSVTGRAAKTAMEIAVSDVNGDPTILNGTKLNLIKVDANSSAFMGSIGAFQVIDKQAVAIIGPESSAIVHMISFISTGLEVPLISFSASDPSLSASQFPFFVRMTQSDSVQMKALADLIRYYEWKEVIAIFVDDEYGRNGISYLSDELSKGMSKIHFKFPLSVNFDLDEVTRVLNRSKFLGPQVFVVHMYTDAKLRFFEVAQKQNMMSSNYVWFVTHWLSSSLESSSPGNQSSLRVLEGVVGLRPYIPMSVQKTAFVSRWKQMQQKNFVHSELTTQAMYAYDTVWAVALAIDKLLHEGNNLTFSFNNNLHDMGRTNTQIDRFKVFEGGENLLKFLTQINFPGLTGQVHFDALQNLIGSGFEVFNVVEGQIRTVGYWSEFSRLSTSPPPRNPPKSNQTTKSELDQKLGKVRWPGGESTRPRGWLLANKEKPYKIVVPRRTGFTEFVRVNASNGIEGYCVDVFNEATNLLPYDIHFKFEPYGNGVSNPTYNDLVKMVVDDKYDAAVGDITIVTNRTRIVDFTQPFVDSGLVIVAPIDNSKSSTWVFLKPFTAEMWIVTGLSFLVIAVVIWILEHRVNDDFRGPPKRQLKTMLLFSFSTLFKTNSENTISTLGRMVMLVWLFLLLVVTSSYTASLTSILTVQQLSSSITGMDSLTASNSPIGYQVGSFVYAYMRDNFNIPPSRLVQLRSPEEYESALRLGPGKRGGVAAIIDELPYIELFLANRTDFGIIGQPFAKKGWGFVFQKDSPIAVDLSTSILKLSESKKLYEIYKKWFCRPDCPSERARTPEPDELQLSSFWGLYLLCGAITVIALLIFLLKTVRQYIRYKRTQMDPSSPSDMGFSKVVYNFFDFIDEKEEAIKNFFSQQDSS
- the LOC115996788 gene encoding glutamate receptor 3.7-like isoform X2 codes for the protein MQIPVLLWGPLEVIDKQAVAIIGPESSAIVHMISFISTGLEVPLISFSASDPSLSASQFPFFVRMTQSDSVQMKALADLIRYYEWKEVIAIFVDDEYGRNGISYLSDELSKGMSKIHFKFPLSVNFDLDEVTRVLNRSKFLGPQVFVVHMYTDAKLRFFEVAQKQNMMSSNYVWFVTHWLSSSLESSSPGNQSSLRVLEGVVGLRPYIPMSVQKTAFVSRWKQMQQKNFVHSELTTQAMYAYDTVWAVALAIDKLLHEGNNLTFSFNNNLHDMGRTNTQIDRFKVFEGGENLLKFLTQINFPGLTGQVHFDALQNLIGSGFEVFNVVEGQIRTVGYWSEFSRLSTSPPPRNPPKSNQTTKSELDQKLGKVRWPGGESTRPRGWLLANKEKPYKIVVPRRTGFTEFVRVNASNGIEGYCVDVFNEATNLLPYDIHFKFEPYGNGVSNPTYNDLVKMVVDDKYDAAVGDITIVTNRTRIVDFTQPFVDSGLVIVAPIDNSKSSTWVFLKPFTAEMWIVTGLSFLVIAVVIWILEHRVNDDFRGPPKRQLKTMLLFSFSTLFKTNSENTISTLGRMVMLVWLFLLLVVTSSYTASLTSILTVQQLSSSITGMDSLTASNSPIGYQVGSFVYAYMRDNFNIPPSRLVQLRSPEEYESALRLGPGKRGGVAAIIDELPYIELFLANRTDFGIIGQPFAKKGWGFVFQKDSPIAVDLSTSILKLSESKKLYEIYKKWFCRPDCPSERARTPEPDELQLSSFWGLYLLCGAITVIALLIFLLKTVRQYIRYKRTQMDPSSPSDMGFSKVVYNFFDFIDEKEEAIKNFFSQQDSS